A part of Marinomonas rhizomae genomic DNA contains:
- a CDS encoding response regulator: MINELSVLVVEDDDVASESITRSLKKVSPNINLVYAEHGKVAIEILKNEHPSRFLTTPYVVLLDLNMPVMNGFEFLEYVREDPSLQDTIVFILTTSNDDNDRTRAYDNNVAGYMVKSAVGPQFAKLAALMDAYRNAVEPNR, from the coding sequence ATGATTAACGAATTAAGCGTACTCGTTGTTGAAGACGACGATGTTGCGTCAGAATCAATTACACGTAGCCTAAAGAAGGTATCGCCAAACATAAACCTAGTCTATGCAGAGCACGGCAAAGTAGCCATTGAAATTCTTAAAAACGAGCATCCAAGTCGATTTTTAACCACGCCCTATGTGGTTTTGCTAGATTTAAATATGCCCGTCATGAATGGTTTCGAGTTTCTGGAGTATGTTCGTGAGGATCCATCCCTTCAAGATACCATTGTTTTTATCCTGACCACCTCGAATGATGACAATGATCGCACAAGAGCTTATGACAATAATGTTGCAGGCTACATGGTCAAATCAGCCGTCGGACCTCAGTTTGCAAAACTCGCGGCCTTAATGGATGCCTATCGAAATGCTGTCGAGCCAAACCGTTAA
- a CDS encoding sensor histidine kinase → MDHSEVAESNNNLENKKLVNNTFFQQLVSCLPMAAMVVSTDARILFINGTLSEVLGYSPEELLGQGIDFLLPTEFQANHKKLMMQFFSAPRKRQMGAGQALYARRKNGKHIPIEIGLNPIEQEGLTFVLATLIDLTTRQRASNMFQRSIQNAPHGVLVIDAKGIIRLTNNALCQSFGYSSDELINQPMGMLLPQRYRKHHDHLRHSFHQSPTPRMMGVGRDLTALHKDGREFPVEIGLSPFEDEENNEMVLVSLLDITKRKRLEQELRETNTNLEEFTYVASHDLRSPLRGIADLLEWVKEDLGTDTLPDVTKNLDRINVRIQRMEQLIDNLLTYARAGKAESITQDINVDSLFDNIFELLEVPDGITITRNINIEHFTSTWTPLETVMRNLISNAIKHHDQDTGSIAIGCVAENNLCHFTICDDGPGIPEAAFSRIFRLFQTVTSNERSGTGIGLSVSRRLVETHGGRISVEANKHQRGVTFHVWWPRFLRRDTHD, encoded by the coding sequence ATGGATCATAGTGAAGTCGCTGAAAGCAACAATAACTTAGAAAACAAAAAGTTAGTTAATAATACCTTTTTTCAACAATTAGTCAGTTGCTTACCCATGGCGGCTATGGTGGTGAGTACTGACGCAAGAATTCTTTTTATCAATGGTACTCTTTCTGAAGTGCTCGGTTATTCACCTGAGGAGCTATTAGGCCAAGGTATTGATTTTTTACTCCCTACCGAATTTCAAGCAAATCACAAAAAGCTAATGATGCAGTTTTTTAGTGCACCTCGTAAACGTCAAATGGGGGCAGGCCAAGCTCTTTATGCTCGAAGAAAAAATGGTAAACACATTCCTATCGAAATTGGCTTAAACCCCATAGAGCAAGAAGGACTAACTTTTGTCTTAGCTACCTTGATCGACCTCACAACGAGGCAACGAGCAAGTAACATGTTCCAACGCTCAATTCAGAATGCCCCCCACGGCGTCTTGGTGATTGATGCTAAAGGCATTATTCGTTTGACTAACAACGCACTCTGCCAGTCTTTTGGTTATAGCTCTGATGAACTCATCAATCAGCCGATGGGAATGCTTCTTCCGCAACGTTATCGCAAGCATCACGATCATTTACGTCACAGCTTTCACCAAAGCCCCACCCCCAGAATGATGGGCGTGGGTCGAGACCTTACCGCCTTACATAAAGATGGACGCGAGTTTCCTGTTGAAATAGGGCTCAGCCCATTTGAAGACGAAGAAAACAATGAAATGGTGCTGGTTTCTTTATTAGACATTACCAAGCGCAAACGCTTGGAACAGGAGCTGCGTGAAACCAATACCAATTTAGAAGAATTTACCTACGTCGCATCTCACGATTTACGCTCTCCTCTACGTGGTATTGCAGATTTATTAGAATGGGTGAAGGAAGACCTTGGGACAGACACATTGCCAGATGTAACAAAGAATTTAGACAGAATTAATGTCCGTATTCAACGCATGGAGCAACTCATTGACAATCTGCTGACTTACGCCCGCGCTGGGAAAGCCGAATCCATCACACAAGACATTAACGTCGATAGCCTATTCGATAATATTTTTGAGTTACTAGAAGTGCCTGACGGCATCACGATTACTCGTAACATTAATATAGAACATTTCACTTCAACATGGACACCACTTGAAACCGTGATGCGTAATCTCATTAGTAATGCCATAAAACATCATGATCAAGATACCGGTTCTATTGCCATTGGCTGTGTCGCTGAAAACAACCTTTGTCATTTTACTATTTGCGATGATGGACCAGGTATTCCAGAAGCCGCGTTCTCTCGTATTTTTCGCTTATTTCAAACCGTTACATCGAATGAGCGCAGTGGAACAGGAATTGGTCTATCCGTTAGCCGTCGTTTAGTAGAAACCCACGGGGGACGTATCAGTGTTGAAGCCAATAAACATCAGCGAGGCGTCACTTTTCATGTATGGTGGCCACGATTCTTAAGGAGGGATACTCATGATTAA
- a CDS encoding TRAP transporter large permease, whose product MEWLIALVLFGSFFTMLVLGVPISFSIAIASLLSIMVSLPFDASLSVVSQKLASGMDSFTLLAIPFFILAGNIMNRGGLALRLIEFSKLLAGRLPGSLGHVNVIANMLFGSISGSAVAAAAAVGGTMAPLQKKSGYDPVFSTAVNITSSPAGLLIPPSNALIVYSLISGGTSISALFLGGYLPGLLMGACVMLAVAVVAKKKNYPVSEKVSLGEAGIVTLRALPSLGLIVVIMGGIIGGVFTATEASAIAVVYSLLLALIYREVTIKDMPSIILGSIMTASMIMLLIGASMAMAWAMANGDIPYAVSDALLALSDNPIIILLIINLILLVVGIFMDMTPALLIFTPIFLPIAQELGIDPVHFGIIITFNLCIGICTPPVGSALFVGCSVSGVKIDQVIKPLLPIFALLLVALMAVTFIPEITLFLPSLLLGY is encoded by the coding sequence GTGGAATGGTTAATTGCACTCGTTTTATTCGGTAGTTTTTTCACTATGTTGGTACTTGGTGTACCAATATCCTTTTCCATCGCGATTGCCTCGTTATTGTCTATTATGGTGTCGCTGCCTTTTGATGCTTCACTTTCTGTTGTTTCACAAAAGCTTGCCTCAGGGATGGACAGTTTCACCTTATTGGCCATTCCGTTCTTTATTCTAGCTGGCAATATAATGAACCGAGGTGGCTTGGCATTAAGGTTGATTGAATTTTCTAAATTGTTAGCTGGGCGTTTACCGGGTTCTTTGGGACATGTAAATGTGATTGCAAATATGCTTTTTGGATCGATTTCTGGTTCAGCGGTGGCGGCGGCCGCAGCCGTTGGCGGCACCATGGCCCCATTACAGAAAAAGAGTGGTTACGATCCTGTTTTTTCAACAGCCGTCAATATTACCTCCAGTCCTGCAGGTCTATTAATTCCACCTAGTAATGCCTTGATTGTTTACTCCCTTATTTCGGGCGGCACGTCTATTAGTGCACTGTTTCTTGGGGGTTATCTACCAGGGTTGTTGATGGGCGCTTGCGTCATGTTAGCTGTTGCTGTGGTGGCTAAAAAGAAAAACTACCCAGTATCCGAAAAAGTTTCTTTAGGCGAAGCTGGCATTGTCACCTTAAGAGCCTTGCCTAGTTTGGGGTTGATTGTGGTCATCATGGGGGGGATTATTGGTGGTGTCTTTACGGCCACGGAAGCCTCTGCGATCGCGGTTGTGTATTCTTTGCTACTAGCGCTAATTTATCGTGAAGTAACCATTAAGGATATGCCGAGCATTATTCTGGGTTCCATCATGACGGCTTCTATGATCATGCTATTGATTGGGGCATCTATGGCGATGGCTTGGGCGATGGCCAATGGAGACATTCCTTACGCCGTGAGTGATGCATTACTGGCCCTGTCTGATAATCCAATTATCATTTTGTTGATTATTAACTTAATTTTGCTTGTTGTCGGTATTTTCATGGATATGACACCAGCCTTGTTAATTTTCACGCCTATTTTCTTACCTATTGCGCAAGAGCTAGGAATCGATCCAGTTCACTTCGGCATCATCATTACGTTTAACTTATGTATTGGTATTTGTACTCCGCCTGTTGGCAGTGCCTTGTTTGTTGGCTGCTCTGTAAGTGGTGTGAAAATCGACCAAGTGATTAAGCCATTATTACCTATTTTTGCTTTGCTTCTAGTAGCGCTAATGGCGGTGACTTTTATTCCAGAAATTACTCTGTTTTTACCTTCTCTTTTGCTTGGGTACTAG
- a CDS encoding FCD domain-containing protein, with product MINTLVKPKRLYQEVGLKLYEELRQGEYKVGDRLPPERDIAEQLGVSRTLLREALIMLELMEIVEVRKGSGIYLLKQPTSIKSSDKFEESLDKDDVGPFEMMQARQLLESHVAEFAATQATKKDIIKMRDALELEKQNIDSTDQDHAADKLFHLAIAEATQNSVLVDLVENLWERRENSPMWKQLHSHIKDQAYRKQWLVDHENILLAIQQKKPDIARMAMWRHLENVKDTLMLLSEHKDPNFDGYLFSTNPVQLPCS from the coding sequence ATGATAAATACTCTTGTAAAACCAAAGCGCCTATACCAAGAGGTGGGACTTAAGTTATACGAGGAACTTAGACAAGGCGAATATAAGGTTGGAGATCGCTTACCTCCAGAGCGCGACATTGCCGAGCAATTAGGTGTCAGCAGGACACTACTTCGTGAAGCATTAATTATGCTTGAACTAATGGAGATCGTTGAAGTCCGTAAGGGCAGTGGTATTTATCTTTTAAAGCAGCCAACCAGCATTAAGTCATCAGATAAATTTGAAGAATCTCTAGACAAAGATGATGTTGGCCCTTTTGAAATGATGCAAGCAAGACAACTGCTTGAAAGCCACGTAGCAGAATTTGCCGCTACCCAAGCGACTAAAAAAGACATTATCAAAATGCGCGATGCCTTGGAGCTAGAAAAACAAAACATTGATTCAACAGATCAAGATCATGCTGCCGACAAACTGTTTCATTTAGCCATTGCTGAAGCGACACAAAACAGCGTACTCGTCGATCTAGTTGAAAACCTATGGGAACGACGTGAAAACAGCCCAATGTGGAAACAACTTCATTCCCACATCAAAGATCAAGCTTATCGCAAACAATGGTTAGTCGATCATGAAAACATTCTACTTGCTATTCAACAAAAGAAACCGGATATAGCACGTATGGCGATGTGGCGTCATTTAGAAAACGTAAAAGATACCTTAATGTTGCTGTCTGAACATAAAGACCCAAATTTTGATGGCTACCTTTTTAGCACCAATCCGGTGCAGCTTCCCTGTAGCTAA
- a CDS encoding TRAP transporter substrate-binding protein — MLNFKKTKLNLASALLLGGLMGTSSMTFAETIKLSHNGDTKSPVHKALKFFADEVKEKSDGDLKVRVYPNGQLGTQRESLELLQSGALDMAKSNASELESFDPAYGAFNIPYIFRDREHFYRALESEDVGQKILRSSAKYGFVGVAYFDAGSRNFYTSKPVHSPADLKGMKIRVQPSPSAIKMMELMGASPTPLPFGELYTALQQRVVDGAENNIGAVTTYRHGEVAKYYTRDGHAMIPDVLVISTKTWEKLSDKNKAAVLAAGKDATAYMKKIWGEYTDEELKKATKMGVEIIDVDKDPFIKAVAPMFKEAEQNPVIAPYVKAIKALDK, encoded by the coding sequence ATGTTAAACTTCAAAAAAACTAAGCTAAATTTAGCTTCTGCACTTTTGCTAGGCGGATTAATGGGCACTTCATCCATGACCTTCGCTGAAACAATTAAGCTTAGTCATAATGGCGATACAAAATCCCCTGTTCATAAAGCACTAAAATTCTTTGCTGATGAAGTAAAAGAAAAGTCCGATGGGGATTTAAAAGTACGCGTCTACCCAAATGGACAATTAGGCACTCAGCGCGAATCTTTAGAATTATTACAAAGTGGCGCGCTCGACATGGCGAAATCAAACGCTAGTGAGCTTGAATCATTCGATCCAGCTTATGGCGCATTCAATATTCCTTATATTTTTAGAGACCGTGAGCACTTCTATCGCGCATTAGAAAGCGAAGACGTTGGTCAGAAAATTTTACGCTCTTCTGCAAAATACGGCTTTGTTGGTGTTGCTTATTTTGATGCAGGATCTCGTAACTTTTATACGTCCAAGCCTGTACACTCTCCTGCCGATTTGAAAGGCATGAAGATTCGTGTTCAACCAAGCCCAAGCGCAATAAAAATGATGGAGCTGATGGGTGCATCTCCTACACCACTTCCATTCGGTGAATTGTATACAGCTCTTCAACAACGCGTTGTTGATGGTGCAGAAAACAACATTGGCGCTGTTACCACTTATCGTCATGGTGAAGTGGCTAAATACTACACTCGTGATGGTCACGCGATGATTCCTGATGTGCTAGTTATTAGCACTAAAACATGGGAAAAACTGTCTGATAAAAACAAAGCAGCAGTATTAGCCGCTGGTAAAGATGCCACCGCTTATATGAAAAAGATTTGGGGCGAATACACGGATGAAGAGTTGAAAAAAGCAACTAAAATGGGTGTAGAGATCATTGATGTTGATAAAGACCCCTTCATTAAAGCAGTTGCTCCAATGTTTAAGGAAGCCGAGCAAAACCCTGTTATTGCTCCTTACGTAAAAGCTATAAAAGCACTCGACAAATAA
- a CDS encoding GGDEF domain-containing response regulator, translating into MEVLEAIEGHALKLLIVDDDDVDRERLRRMLSKSDIETTISEASSVEDSMDFLRSDEYDCVIVDYRLGLSSGLTLLNNIRTTMANHCAVIMVTGLGDEEVAAEAMRLGASDYLLKSQLQSPQLIRAIISSIHRAELEKKLHDMAHYDNLTGLASRPLLLENLQQVIINQDAAAVAFLDLDNFKPVNDNYGHGTGDYVLVTIANRLKQIMRKSDTLSRIGGDEFVLLLRDVSCREECNGFLNRLIDLINTPIELDEFDCHVQVSASIGVALVSDDALDADTILRRADQTMYQAKNLGCNNILFFDPDEERRQYARRTMLQAAEKGITNCEFELYYQPQVDMLNHQLVGVEALIRWNHPIMGFLHPGDFSEVLEHPSTGILIGEWVIQEALRQHALWQKNDLVISVNIAPAHLLSKGFVPRLNQLLKSIPDINPNLLELEVLETVSIQDINNAVEVVRACCELGVHIALDDFGTGYASLSYLKQLPLNTLKIDKSFVQNILSNQEDRSIVMCIVALSKAFNYHLIAEGVESLEHEQALIEMGCLRGQGYFIARPMPADNMTQWIESYNEKNNLH; encoded by the coding sequence ATGGAAGTACTAGAAGCCATTGAAGGTCACGCCCTTAAATTGTTAATTGTCGACGACGATGATGTTGATCGCGAACGTTTACGCAGAATGTTATCTAAATCCGATATAGAAACCACTATATCGGAAGCCTCTTCGGTAGAAGACTCCATGGACTTTCTCCGTAGCGACGAATATGACTGTGTCATTGTTGACTATCGATTGGGGTTAAGCTCTGGACTAACATTACTGAATAACATCCGAACCACGATGGCCAACCATTGCGCTGTGATTATGGTAACAGGCTTAGGAGACGAAGAAGTAGCTGCCGAAGCTATGCGACTAGGCGCAAGTGATTACCTACTAAAAAGCCAGTTACAAAGCCCACAACTTATTCGCGCCATCATTAGCTCTATTCATCGAGCAGAGTTGGAAAAAAAGCTCCATGATATGGCACATTATGACAACTTAACAGGCTTAGCCAGCAGGCCCTTGTTACTCGAAAATTTACAACAAGTCATCATCAATCAGGACGCTGCAGCCGTCGCCTTTCTGGATTTAGACAATTTTAAACCCGTGAATGACAATTACGGCCATGGTACAGGCGATTATGTTTTGGTGACTATTGCGAACCGGCTAAAGCAGATAATGCGTAAAAGCGATACGCTTTCTCGTATTGGTGGTGACGAGTTTGTTTTATTACTGCGAGATGTATCTTGTAGAGAAGAATGCAATGGCTTCCTGAATCGCCTTATTGACCTAATCAATACGCCAATTGAGCTGGATGAATTTGACTGCCATGTTCAAGTTTCGGCGAGTATTGGCGTGGCTCTGGTGTCAGATGATGCCTTAGATGCCGATACGATTCTTCGTCGCGCCGATCAAACCATGTACCAAGCTAAAAACTTAGGATGCAACAACATTCTGTTTTTTGACCCAGATGAGGAACGTCGCCAATATGCACGAAGAACAATGTTACAAGCTGCGGAAAAAGGCATTACAAATTGTGAGTTCGAGCTTTATTATCAACCTCAAGTAGATATGCTAAATCATCAATTAGTCGGCGTAGAAGCGCTAATTCGGTGGAATCATCCTATTATGGGCTTCCTACATCCGGGAGACTTTTCAGAAGTATTAGAACACCCAAGTACGGGAATTCTTATTGGTGAATGGGTGATTCAAGAGGCACTACGCCAACACGCACTATGGCAGAAGAACGACCTAGTGATTAGCGTAAACATTGCCCCTGCCCACTTACTCAGTAAAGGGTTCGTTCCACGCTTAAATCAGCTATTAAAAAGTATTCCCGACATCAATCCGAATTTATTGGAACTTGAAGTCTTAGAAACCGTGTCAATTCAAGATATTAACAACGCTGTAGAGGTCGTAAGAGCATGCTGTGAATTAGGCGTTCATATAGCACTCGATGATTTCGGGACTGGTTATGCATCGCTCAGCTATTTAAAGCAATTGCCATTGAATACGCTAAAAATCGATAAGAGCTTTGTGCAAAATATTTTATCCAATCAAGAGGATCGCTCTATTGTCATGTGCATTGTCGCGTTAAGCAAAGCGTTTAACTACCACCTGATCGCGGAAGGCGTTGAATCTTTGGAACACGAACAAGCTCTTATTGAAATGGGCTGCCTACGAGGACAAGGATACTTCATAGCTAGACCCATGCCTGCTGACAACATGACACAGTGGATTGAATCATATAACGAAAAAAACAACCTCCACTAA
- a CDS encoding glycoside hydrolase family 31 protein: protein MKPINNWKLLGVEGNRVDVQCDDRHVLHFFVLESNVIRVLLKKNDTLQLENSWCVSPNDSETGWEGRDRMSTEGFTCPEFNVSEQDDQLSIASASLRVTLSKPLKLTWEYVDASGEWQYLAADRQSGAYMLGVQSNDIHHYMARDLSEKYYGLGEKTGDLNRHGSRYQMRNIDAMGYDAKNTDPLYKHIPFYITKTEQASFGIFYDNLSTSWFDLGNELDNYHGYYRSYHADEGDLDFYFMYGEKVVDVTKTYVNLTGRTIFGPKWSLGYSGSTMLYTDAENAQEQLGDFIKHCDNHSMPCDSFQLSSGYTSIGNKRYVFNWNTSKVPNPLKLSEDFHQAGLKLAANIKPCLLQDHPRFDEVASENLFIQDSEFDSPESSQFWDDSGSHLDFTNPKTIQWWKTNVTEQLLEKGIDSTWNDNNEYEVWDSNARCVGFGKQTPIKLIRPLQPLLMMRASFEAQTEFAPTLRPYLISRSGCPGMQRYVQTWSGDNRTNWQTLRYNTRMGVGMNLSGLYNMGHDVGGFSGDRPDPELFVRWVQNGVMHPRFTIHSWNDDKTVNEPWMYPEVTPIIREAMTLRYRLMPYLYDLLWQAHKHHEPMLRATFLDHEDDARTYEESDDFMLGKDLLVASVVEQGQRTRPVYLPDNGEGWYDFHRKTWYAGGQNITLSAALEEIPLLARAGSVIPTSRRIAHVDAEKDTQRQFLVFPFKGAGQRDLSVFDDDGLSTGYLDGKYLQLNMTLKSDLERIDLTVSREGEWQPAYNEVRFALPENELRPFYVNGKRVDASQAVALSEMA, encoded by the coding sequence ATGAAGCCGATTAATAATTGGAAGCTTCTAGGTGTTGAAGGCAACCGTGTAGATGTTCAGTGTGACGATCGCCACGTATTACATTTTTTTGTTTTAGAATCCAACGTGATTCGTGTCTTACTGAAAAAGAACGACACATTACAGCTTGAAAATAGCTGGTGTGTTTCCCCTAATGACAGTGAAACTGGCTGGGAAGGGCGCGACCGTATGAGTACGGAAGGCTTTACTTGTCCAGAATTTAACGTGTCAGAGCAGGATGATCAGCTAAGTATTGCTTCTGCATCACTTCGAGTGACTCTGTCGAAACCATTGAAACTCACATGGGAATACGTCGACGCGTCCGGTGAATGGCAGTATCTTGCGGCAGACCGTCAAAGCGGCGCCTATATGTTGGGCGTACAAAGCAACGACATTCATCATTATATGGCGCGAGACCTGTCGGAAAAATACTACGGATTGGGCGAGAAAACCGGTGACCTGAATCGTCACGGTTCTCGCTACCAAATGCGTAATATCGATGCCATGGGTTACGATGCGAAAAACACCGATCCATTGTACAAGCATATTCCTTTTTACATCACGAAAACCGAGCAAGCGAGCTTCGGTATTTTCTACGATAACTTGTCAACCAGTTGGTTTGATTTAGGTAATGAGCTTGATAACTACCACGGTTATTACCGTAGTTACCACGCAGACGAAGGTGATCTAGATTTCTACTTCATGTACGGTGAAAAAGTCGTTGATGTAACCAAAACCTATGTGAACCTAACAGGCCGTACTATTTTTGGTCCTAAGTGGAGCCTTGGTTACAGCGGTTCCACCATGCTTTATACGGATGCGGAAAACGCTCAAGAGCAATTAGGCGACTTTATTAAGCATTGTGACAATCACAGTATGCCTTGTGATTCTTTCCAGCTTTCGTCTGGCTATACCTCGATTGGCAATAAGCGCTACGTCTTTAACTGGAACACCAGTAAGGTGCCAAACCCACTTAAATTGAGTGAAGACTTTCATCAAGCGGGTCTTAAACTAGCAGCCAACATCAAGCCTTGTTTACTGCAAGATCATCCACGTTTTGATGAAGTGGCGTCAGAGAATTTATTCATTCAAGATTCTGAATTCGATTCACCTGAATCTTCCCAGTTTTGGGATGACTCCGGCTCGCACCTAGATTTCACTAACCCAAAAACCATCCAATGGTGGAAAACGAATGTCACCGAGCAATTGCTTGAAAAGGGCATTGATTCCACTTGGAATGATAACAACGAATACGAAGTGTGGGACAGCAACGCTCGTTGTGTTGGCTTTGGCAAACAAACGCCAATCAAGCTGATTCGTCCATTGCAGCCATTGCTTATGATGCGTGCGTCTTTTGAAGCACAAACGGAATTTGCACCGACCTTGCGTCCGTATTTGATCTCTCGTTCTGGTTGCCCAGGCATGCAGCGCTATGTGCAAACATGGAGCGGTGATAATCGCACTAACTGGCAAACCTTGCGTTACAACACACGCATGGGTGTTGGTATGAACCTTTCTGGCTTGTACAACATGGGTCATGACGTTGGTGGATTCTCTGGTGATCGTCCAGATCCAGAATTGTTCGTACGTTGGGTGCAAAACGGTGTCATGCATCCTCGTTTCACTATTCACTCTTGGAACGATGATAAAACGGTTAACGAACCTTGGATGTACCCAGAAGTAACGCCGATTATTCGAGAAGCTATGACGCTTCGTTACCGTTTGATGCCTTATTTGTATGACCTGCTTTGGCAGGCACATAAACATCACGAGCCTATGCTACGTGCAACCTTCTTAGACCACGAAGACGATGCTCGTACTTATGAAGAAAGCGATGACTTCATGCTAGGTAAAGATCTATTGGTTGCGTCTGTCGTAGAGCAAGGACAGCGAACTCGTCCTGTATATTTGCCTGATAATGGCGAAGGTTGGTACGACTTTCACCGCAAAACTTGGTACGCGGGTGGACAAAACATCACTTTGTCAGCGGCACTAGAAGAGATTCCTCTGCTTGCTCGTGCTGGTAGTGTGATTCCTACTAGTCGTCGTATTGCTCATGTGGATGCAGAAAAAGACACACAACGACAGTTCCTGGTTTTTCCATTCAAAGGAGCAGGACAACGTGATTTATCCGTGTTTGATGACGACGGACTATCAACGGGTTATTTAGACGGCAAATACTTACAGCTGAATATGACGTTGAAATCCGATCTTGAACGTATCGACCTAACAGTATCCCGTGAAGGTGAATGGCAACCGGCTTACAACGAAGTACGTTTTGCCTTGCCAGAAAATGAGCTGCGTCCTTTCTATGTCAACGGCAAGCGAGTCGATGCGTCTCAAGCTGTTGCCCTAAGCGAAATGGCCTAA
- a CDS encoding TRAP transporter small permease: MTKFIQVVDRILSTICVALMVTLVACVVWQVFSRYVLNAPSTSTDEMARFLFIWVGLLGAAFTLGKKKHLAMDFMLLALEGRKKVMLQMAITLIGLFFAVVIMVFGGGSLVLKTLSNGQLSPVLGLEMGWVYAAIPISGACMILYLLRDLFAPTQN; this comes from the coding sequence ATGACGAAATTTATTCAAGTGGTAGACCGCATTCTATCGACTATTTGCGTGGCCCTGATGGTGACTCTAGTGGCTTGTGTGGTTTGGCAGGTTTTTTCTCGTTATGTTTTGAATGCGCCCAGTACGTCAACAGATGAAATGGCTCGATTTCTATTTATTTGGGTGGGTTTGTTAGGCGCAGCATTTACTTTAGGAAAGAAAAAACATTTGGCGATGGACTTTATGCTGCTGGCATTAGAGGGCCGAAAAAAGGTCATGCTGCAAATGGCAATTACCTTAATCGGTTTGTTTTTTGCCGTTGTAATTATGGTGTTTGGCGGTGGTTCTCTGGTGCTGAAAACACTCAGTAATGGGCAGCTTTCTCCTGTGTTAGGTTTGGAAATGGGCTGGGTCTATGCGGCAATACCGATCAGTGGTGCCTGCATGATTCTTTATCTATTACGAGATCTTTTTGCTCCAACACAAAATTAA